The following nucleotide sequence is from Apium graveolens cultivar Ventura chromosome 4, ASM990537v1, whole genome shotgun sequence.
tgcaaaaagaagccagatggttagaacttccacagttatgacatattttcctaggagcattaggaacaggtttataattattgcttttattcacaccttcctttccattcctatttttcctaggtgattttaccttgtttgcattcttaacatctttcagcttatgcttaagctgcttctttgtcattaagcctatgtttacttcagctgtcttttcctgttttagtttgtcagaagttaactcctttgtaacttctgatttctcattttcagactttacaattacaaacttaacaggttttaactttggcttttgcttatcaacaggcttaatttcttcagttcctttatcattcttatcttctccataacctaagccctctttccagtttccactacttagcaaattttgagttgttttgccagagttagtccaagtcctgataatctctctttccttttctaactcagtttttagagattcattcatttttgcacttcattcctaacataaaaagcatcatctctatccttctgagtttgatggaacatgattaactctttttctaagaaatcatttcttttcttaaatgcaagattttcgaaagttaatctttcacatgttaaagtttgatctctataactaacaaacatggttttaagatatcttctcaactcattaatatcatcagtatgaaaagcataagtagtctgaggtacctttgtttcagcagcttcagaactgctctcagcactttctttatcagcatttgccatcaatgcatagttttcctcactttcagagtctgaggtgtctgtccagcttttctgctttgtgacaagagccttgcctttgtcaccctttaccttcttgcaatcaggagatatgtggcctttctcaccacagttatagcatttaacattggtgtaatctcctctgtcagactttcctcctctgccttcagatcttctgaaattcttcttataagaacttatgcctttcctggaaaacttctttcccttcctgaacttcctgtatgcaatctttgtgattcctttcaccataagagcacacagcttcatcatctcctcatcagcatcagtctcaggcaagttttcagaatctgagtcatcatcactttcagaacttgatgactcagtttcagactttatgacaagagctttacccttgtctttccttgaggaagctgctttggggaattcttcttcagccttaagagcaactgtccttgactttcctcctttcctcttgcttctttgttccatctcaagctcatgagtcttgagcattccatagatttcgtcaagagttatttcatcaagattgtagttgtctcttattgtcgttgccttcaaatcccagcattcaggaagagctaacaggaacttaaggtttgaatcttcaagatcatactctttatcaaccaatgacaaatcattcaaaagtttgaaaaatctatcatataaatcattcaatgactcattagtctttgagtcaaagtgttcatactcttgagtgagtattatcttcctgttcttcttaattgtctcagttccctgacaccttgtttccagagcatcccatatctccttagcagtcttgcagttgattaccctgtttgacattacattatcaatggcactatgcagtaagtgtcgtaccttggcatccttagcaattgatgctatctcttcagcagtataatcactcttctcctttggtacggtctttgctgcttcacctgcaactgcaacagcgagcttggttggtttgtgaggcccttccttgattctatcaaggtattctggatcttttgcttccaggaacatggtcatccttaccttccatatgggatattcagatggtctcagtatgggaaccctgatagtctcataccgactttgaatttgtggcttcggaggttcttcagttttggtaggcttagttggagtttctgtgtcagacatgattgtgtttggatctttagctgtatatgtgttaacagattggctctgataccacttgttaggtcacacacactgtagagggggtgaatacagtgtataatacaatcaaatcgaactttaatatattaagtaacagaaaacaaactttattgaaacaataaactctattacagtatgaaactgttacctctcagtgatgaacaaatatcacgagagctgctagggttacaatgaataatcttctcgaatatatgataacacttatagtgtaaaccctatgtctgtgtttatatactacacagttacaagataattgctaattgatatggaatataattctgcttcctaaaatatatcaatcagatatcttttcttccaagtattccattcttcacggaattccttcttcatgcatatctcttcttatgtttatctcgatcttctttcctttaatcagctactgtccttctctgatcatccttcagcacttaaattctgatatctaacttctgatgattatctcctgataatataagtactgatatccttaagtcctgacttccagtataagtactgatcaactGTTAAGTaatgatttatcctgttaagtaagatctgaaatctaaacataaattatattagccatgacattatcaaatatatctaacatttacACAGATGCTTCAAAAAGAGGTGCCGGTGAGGATTCCACCCGGAGAGCAGATGCTCCAACCACACAAGAACGAATACATCAGCCGGTCTATGATAGATCCTCTCTCCGGGCTCAGGCCACCTCCACTCAACCCGGGGATCTAACTGGAAGGCAGCCCGGATTGACGGGTCTTGTGCCGCATGATCCAAGGCAGCGTACTCATCTTTCAACTCATAAGGATCCTTAGCCACAATACTATCAGAAAACCTCCTATCAAACTCCTCACGTTCATACGGCCCCGGACCAGCATTAGGCTGCCTCGCATACCCGGACCTTATACTCCTAAAGTACCATCTGTTTTCTATCTCCTCGCTCCTTGTAATAAAATAATTGGGCACTTTCCGCGGGAAGATCCTACTAACAGTCAGTTTGGTGATCGATCTGGAGTCCGAAGTGCTAGCCTTCTTTCCCATCTCAATGCGCTCAGAATCAGAAGATGACTCTGAATCCGACGGGCCCGGTTAGCAAGAGATGTAAACCTTTGCCCgagctttagtccggaccataaacctaaaTCAAATTATAAAAGTTAGTCTAAATCCCTATAGTTTATTTATCTTAAATACTACATGGTCCGGACTACCCTATGTTCAATTTTACTTGAAATCAACCAATCCGGAAACCCGGACTACAAAGGCCAATATAAACCCATAAACCAAACACATAAAAACACCCCAACATACATCCGGACTACAAGAACCTTACAAAAAGCATCTTGGTCCGGACTCTGCAGTCAAGTCCGGACACCGGTAAAAACCCTAATCCCAGAAACATGTCAAGACAAAATCAAAACCCCAAAAAACCCACACAAACAGAGATATACAGTCATAGATACAAGTATGCATACAAGCAATATAACACAAAACCAAAAACATAAACTCGAAACACAAGAAGAGATCCATGGCACAACGGTTTAAGAGGAAATGTAAACAAAATAATGAAGCAAGAGCGACTTACAAGAGCAGATAATATGGAGCGATTAGGACGACCAAACAACGATCTCAAAGACCTAAAACTCCTGTAAATAAAGCTGAGAAGAAAAATGGAAGAGTAAGAGAACGAGAAGAagaaagaaagtgaaaaattgaAGAAGAGTAAAAATAAAAGAGAGGAGAGGGCCTTTTTATAGGCACACTGAATCCCAATTGGCCACGACACATGGCCTGATCCTGACCTCCCATCACAACAAAAAAACACACACAATATATTTATACACGGTGATTAATGAGAGTCATTATTACAGCACGTCTTTTGAAAAAAAGACAACTGTAACAATTCAAATCATTTGTGGAAAAATCCCCAAAACCGTTCCATCTTCTAGTCCGGAGCCCcagaactcaacgcaatccggactggagGGCAAacaaagctcaaattcttctaaagacaaccaaccttagtcctgattggctgaactcaacgcaatccgggCTAAGGGgaaagaaaagctcaaattcttctaaagacaactaATATTAGccctgattggctgaactcaacgcaatccagATTAGAGGGCAAGCAAAGCTCAAActcttctaaagacaaccacccttagtcctgattggttgaactcaacgcaatccggactggagAGCAAAAAAGCCCAAATTCTTCTAAaacaaccaaccttagtcctgattggctgaactcaacgaaATCCGGACTAGAGGGCAAGCAAAGTCCAAACTATTCTAAAGACAACCACTCTTAGgcctgattggctgaactcaacgcaatccggactggagGATAAAAAATGCTAAAACTCTTCTAAAGACAACAACCCTTAGTCCTGATTGGATGAACTCAACGCAATCTGGACTGGAAGGCAAGCAAAGCTCAAAatcttctaaagacaaccaccattagtcctgattggctgaacttaATGCAATCCGGACTAGAGAACAAacaaagctcaaattcttctaaaaacaaccaacctagtcctgattggctgaactcaacgcaatccggactggagGGAAAACAAAGCTCAAACTCTTCTAAAGATAACAAcccttagtcctgattggctgaactcaatgCAATCTGGACTGGAGGGCAAGCAAAGCTCAAAatcttctaaagacaaccaccCTTAATCCTGATTtgctgaactcaacgcaatccggactggagGGCAAACtaagctcaaattcttctaaagacaaccaaccttagtcctgattggctgaactccACGCAATCTGGGctggggcaagaaaagctcaaattcttctaaagacaactaACATTAGCCCTGATtggccgaactcagcgcaatccggactggggcaATCAAAAGCTCATGTTCTTCAAGCAAAGCCAACCttactcccccatccagaaaatctgcataatGGAGTGGGGGCACATGATAATATATGTAGGTCCTACAAGGACTAGGCCTGGACTCCTAATTCAGTCCAGTCCCGCACACTACTAGTCTTAACTAACCCAGTCCTGCAATCCAAATCTTGGgaaatcccagcacgtgaggcaCTTTCCTAAGCACATGATAGGGACAACTGTCACCCATCAAttatgggaataatcagggcacgtgtcagaggatcctcagaataTTCCTCACGCAGTCCCGCGCTGACACGTGTAAAACATCCACTCCAGCCAGATGTCCTCCGCTCCTagaaccaatggctacgattcaAAGGTATCAACCTCAAAACCCTATCCTtaggctataaatagcccaataAGGTAAGGTTTcggggttaatcactctctcacactcatatacacacacaaccaccttgtattcatatatatcttcatcttccccaaaagcgagtttTTACTCTCACACCGAAGGCGCTGTGGAATCAAAACCCCCATTCCGGAATTGTTTTGTAGGAGTCCCACCACAGCTACACCTTcacagcggcgaaggatccaggcacggcgtcgaaggagcagccccgccaccagaGCTATCAATAACATATATGTTTATAGTTACACAAATGAAATGAATGAAACATGTGTTATACTcttaaattaatattaaaaatagaTTTATTATTTTTGGAACACCATAAAAAAAAAGTGATGCACGTAAAATAGATGGGACCGATGTagttcttcttttgtacaaacacaatttattcaattttaaaataatcccTCTTTTCTTGTATGCGTAATCCAAGAACTCCAAAAAAAGAAAATGAATATGTAGAAATTTAGTCACCAATTGTATGGTGACCAAATTGAAAACCAGTAATAGTTCGATGGccaaataaaaatataacttttATTATTGTGCCCATGCCAAGTCTATTTAAATCGGTCCCAACTCCCAACTTGTAGCAATTTCTATCACACTCCATGTTCATGTGCCACATTGTACCCTAAAACAGTACTTAGCTCTTCATCTCTCTTAAAGATGGCTGGAGCTTTCAATGTTTCCGGTGACGATTCCGGCGGCTCTAAAGATGTAGGATCACCTGTAATATTTGATGCTGTCAAGAAACCTAAACGAAATAAATATGCTTTTGGTTGCGCTATTTTAGCTTCCATGACTTCCGTTTTGCTTGGTTATGGTAAACTCCCTCCTTCAATCTTTCTCTTCATTATAAATGCGTGTGCTTTCTTTTCTACAATAACCTGGTAGCACAAAATATATGATATGATTAACTTAATTAGTTTAGATTATCTACTAACATGTTGATGTTTTTAGAAGAGTAAACAAGTTGCAGTGCATGCTGTCATAGTGATGCACTTCGAAACAGAGTTTCGAGTGACAAAGATTCTTATATATATAACTTCAATATGACTCGTTGAGATATCTTATAAGTGACTTATACGTTAAAAATGTACATATTTTTACTTATAAGCGGCATATAAATTCTCCATTATATAATAATGAACTTTTATAGTTGTGCAATGCAAgttttttgtgttattatttatTGTTAAAATAATGGAAATTCAAAATATAATAATAGTGAAATTTTATGTTTTATGCATTTTGCGTCCGAAGATATTGGAGTGATGAGTGGAGCAGCAATTTACATAAAAGATCAGCTCCATGTGTCGGACGTAAAACTGGAGATTGTTGTCGGAATAATTAACTTCTTTTCACTTGTTGGGTCTGCTCTTGCCGGAAGAACCTCCGACTGGATTGGCAGGCGTTACACAATGGTGCTAGCCGGTGCTATATTTTTTGTTGGAGCAATACTTATGGGATTTGCAACCAACTATTCATTTCTGATGTTTGGTCGATTCGTCGCCGGAATCGGAGTAGGTTATGCCCTCATGATTGCTCCGGTGTACACGGCCGAGGTTTCTCCAGCATCATCTCGTGGATTTCTTACTTCATTCCCGGAAGTTTTCATTAATATCGGTACGTCAAGTTATTGATAGTTTTTACTTCTTAAGTCATGTTTGCATGTAAACTATCTTTAGTCAATCATGATTCCTAATCCATGTAAATTGTTAGATTATCTGCACTAGTAAATGATAGAATCCATTCTACGACACGTTTTGTTACTacttataataaataataataaaatccaatatttatattaaataaatcgAGGCAGAAATACTCaagtttgaatttttttttaaatcaatcTACTCTGATATCATGTTAAGCTCCCCAGTCCCATCTTACATCACTCAAGGCCACATAAAATATATGAAATTTTTATTACACACAGTATATATAGAAAGACACAAAAAAAACTTTTGAAATATGAAACTGAGGACACAATATATGGATTGTTGTTTGTGACGGTCATCTCAACAGTGCATTGAGATTATTATTAACAAGGAAAAAACAGTGCATCAAGAATATTTGCCATTTAAGTTTAGCACATATGTACATTTTGTACCTCATATAATCGATGAATGCTTTGTCGTTGCTTCTATAATGGTCACTGCTCTCTTCCCACTAGTATTGACAAAGAGAGATCACATGCAATAGTGGTGACaatatttagaaaaatatttacAAACATAATTTTGTGGACTGTGGCTCTAACTTTGCAACATTTGGCTACAATACTTTTCAACGGTGGAACCTagattttttttttctaaatgcATATAGTATCCATATGCAACATTTTATAAAATCGACTTCTAGTAATATCTATATTTCATCCCAATTAGTTTCTATTACTCTTATATGATGAACGATTTTAATTCCAATTTTATCCTATTTTATCGAAAGTTTGGTTGGGGATGATGGATTTTAACATAGACGGATCTATTTTAAGGCCCAAGAGGGCACATAATCCCATATTatattttttccttttttttaccgttttttatttaaatatttgcATATAACctcataaatattattaaaaaaatgtgGTATATGAGTTAGTGTACAGGTGAATTCATATTAGAAGTGTTTATTGCTATAACAGGATGTTCAAGTCATAAACGGGCTTGTTTGTTAATGAAATGGTGCATTTGACTTCATCTTCTTACATTAAGTATGTTAATATTTTTTGTGCCCTTGTCATAAAATTTCCTAGATCATTCCCCGGATTTTAAATGTCTCCCTGCAGTGACCGAATAATGGGACCAAATGTAACAATGAATTAAGCTGTGTTACGGTACCATAAGATTGCAGGTATACACTTTTAATTTATCATTTATTGTTCTGTAAACAGGTGTACTGCTCGGATATGTCTCGAATTATGCATTTTCCAAACTCCCTGCCAACTTGGGCTGGCGATTCATGCTTGGAATCGGAGCAATACCTTCAATCGGTTTAGCGATTGGTGTCCTAGGCATGCCCGAATCACCTCGTTGGCTCGTCATGAAAGGCCGTCTCGGCGAAGCTAGACAAGTCCTAGACAAAACCTCAGATTCCAAAGAAGAATCTCGCCTTAGATTATCCGACATCAAACAGGCTGCTGGCATACCCGAAGAATGCAACGACGATATCGTTGTAATGCCTAAACGGAGGAATGACGAGGCAGTGTGGAAAGAGTTGCTTCTCCATCCTACACCATCAGTCCGTCACGCGTTCATTGCTGGCGTTGGTCTACATTTTTTCCAACAATCAAGTGGCATAGACGCTGTTGTTTTGTACAGTCCTCGAATTTTCGAAAAGGCTGGAATCACGAGTACCGACTTAAAACTGCTAGCAACAATAGCTGTTGGAATCTCGAAGACACTCTTCATCCTAGTAGCTACATTTTTACTCGATCGAATCGGACGACGTCCATTGCTTCTCACAAGCATGGGAGGAATGATCATATCCTTAACTCTCCTGGGAACATCCTTGGCTGTTATTGACCACTCAGATCACACAGTTCATTGGGCCGTGGCATTGGCAATCTTCGGAGTTTTAGCATACGTGGGCACGTTTTCTATTGGGCTAGGTCCAATTGCATGGGTTTATAGTTCAGAGGTGTTCCCATTAAGACTAAGGGCCCAAGGATGTAGCATTGGAGTAGCTGTTAACAGGGGTACAAGTGGAATTATCTCGATGACATTTTTGTCGCTATACAAAGCCATAAGTATAGCAGGGGCATTCTATTTATTTGCAGCTATTGCAGGAGTGGCATGGATATTTATATTCACATTACTTCCTGAAACACAAGGGAGGAGCCTTGAAGAAATGGGGTTACTGTTTGGAACCTATTTTGGTTGGAGAAAAACTTTGAAGGGTTTGAAGAACAGAGAAGCTGAGGAAGCTAAAAATGCTAATGTCATATAGAAAGTTTATATTTGTCAAGTATGGGTAGTCTACTTTATATGACTCTGTTACCGGTAcataattttgtaaaataatgTGAATTCGGGAACAAATCCATGTGTGATGAGACCTATCCATGAGTTGCCCCACAAATCTAAcatttaaaaattctaataatctAATTACTCTTGTCAGTATTATCTGTTTTATTCACAAATAATTATGGCGAGCATTTCTAACATGCTCCTTGAATAACTCTTGACTTGAAGAGATAGAAAATATATcctaaaaaaatattaaatattacattaattatatttaaattacTTGTTTAAAATCCAGCACATATATGTTTAGTCTAAACTCATGCTGGTCGTCAAAGTCCACCAATACAAATTATTCACTGTATAGACACAATACGTCTGAAAAAGTAGAGACATATGTCGTAAACGGATTCAAAGTCTTACACAGAAGGTTTTGGAGTTTCTTCCATTATAGGATTTTTAATCATCATCTAAGTTGGACACTTGTCCACCAATTCTCGCAACACAAGTCTAACTTTAGATTCATCTCTATATAAATGATTCAACCCCTCAACTTAAAattacattttttggcttgacTTTTTATTACACATAAATAATTAGGCATCTTGCAAAgaccgatagtcccgaacgcGATTAAAACTCGAAACTCACAAATTCTAGCATTAAATAGTCCTGAACACGATTAAAACTCGAAACTCACAAATCCTAATATTACTTATTAACACATTCTAATTTTTATTCTACGACAAATTTAATTACTTTTATCGGTTTATCTGTTTTATGCCCAAATAATTATGGCAAGCAATTCTAACACTGCTCCTTGAATGACTCTTAACTTTGAAATGTTTCTTAAAACTTTTTGCTTAAAGAGACTCCAGACTACAATCACttaaatttattataaaaattcttTTTTCTCACCTTAACTATAAGAATTACTGGTCCcttttaaattattattataagtATTATATATTTGAGGATGACAATACTGGTCCCTTTTAATTAATATTACGAGTATCATATACTGAATTGGCCTTAGGGACTATGATACTACATAAGGtcataatatttaaatttttaattttaagatTAGTTTCAAAAATAGTGATTACTatttacaaaaatgtcattaatTTATATAGAAGGAATTTATAATCACAATGAATTTGAATGAGATCATTCTCATGTccattttttaatattatataataaatttattagaaaatatgCTCTCTCAATCCACTTTCTTCTGTACTTCTATGGATATTATTATTGCTCTTAAAATCGGTTTAAAACGATCTAGGCGGAACATAATTAAAAACATGTAATTTTCAAGTTTTTAatgattttaatttattaatttacaaaaatttacaaaatattatgtcaatttttaataaaaagaattgTGTGATAAATAACTAGTaagtttatattttttttcttacataaaatataaaataatatattaattagTTAAAAAGTGAGATTtgaaatatatttaatatttcaaATCCGTTAATTAATTTGTATGAGTGTCAAATGGTAGATATTATTTaatgttattttattttctttatcaaacaaatatttgacttactaattattagataattataaaatttaaatattatatattaatatatatatctatatatatatatatatatcgaattaaTGTGCCGATTAATTGTCTGATTAATCTACGACTTACCAATTAATCTCTCGTAAGTACCCCGTCGTCTTGGAACGCCTAAAATTTCCGTAACACCAGATATGAAGATTAATTCACATTAAATTactaaaaattaataatttatactATATTTGAGAGTGACTTAATGACTGTTGATTATGTTTTGGCATTTAACTCTATACTAGCATAAAAACCCGTGCAAGTCACGGgttattttctaaaatttgatCTTGAGTTATGAATTAATATCGTCATTTAAATCATTTCGAATTTTATGTGTTATAATTTTAATCTTTTCTTATAATATTAGATAATATATTGTAAATGACACACATGCAGCACACGTGCCCGCACACACGTAAATTCaacttaatttattaaataatagtTGGAATTTAATTGAATACATAATTTAATCTTTCAATATCCTTTTAAAGTTCATCAATATCAAATTAGAGCACAAAGAtatcaaaatttatttatttaatatttatgtGTAAAACCGTTGTTAAAATTTTGTTaatatatatttcataattttgAACTATCCTTCTAAGGTTCATCAATATTAAATTTGGTTATGCAAAAGGAAAcattattaatttaatataattttattaataaccaatgtaaaattattttatctaTTTGATCTACACAAGTATAACTATTGTTCAACATATGTGTAGAACTTAAGTTATATATTTGTTAAACCACTTGTCTTAAAttgtttaaaaaataattataaaatgtaataaatatatttcgttataaattatgtgtattCAATAATTTTAACTATATTTTAATAAACGATGTTGAACCAAAGTATATATGAGTTGGGAGGTGGATTTACACGTTAAGACTGAATCTCATCTTGTATATATAATTTGCACATGTGGATGACCTTAGATAAAATCTTGATATATAGACTATTTTCTCATATAATGTATAAGGAAATATATAAAATATGATCGAATTTACAAATACACCCTTAAAATTTTACATG
It contains:
- the LOC141721008 gene encoding putative polyol transporter 1, producing MAGAFNVSGDDSGGSKDVGSPVIFDAVKKPKRNKYAFGCAILASMTSVLLGYDIGVMSGAAIYIKDQLHVSDVKLEIVVGIINFFSLVGSALAGRTSDWIGRRYTMVLAGAIFFVGAILMGFATNYSFLMFGRFVAGIGVGYALMIAPVYTAEVSPASSRGFLTSFPEVFINIGVLLGYVSNYAFSKLPANLGWRFMLGIGAIPSIGLAIGVLGMPESPRWLVMKGRLGEARQVLDKTSDSKEESRLRLSDIKQAAGIPEECNDDIVVMPKRRNDEAVWKELLLHPTPSVRHAFIAGVGLHFFQQSSGIDAVVLYSPRIFEKAGITSTDLKLLATIAVGISKTLFILVATFLLDRIGRRPLLLTSMGGMIISLTLLGTSLAVIDHSDHTVHWAVALAIFGVLAYVGTFSIGLGPIAWVYSSEVFPLRLRAQGCSIGVAVNRGTSGIISMTFLSLYKAISIAGAFYLFAAIAGVAWIFIFTLLPETQGRSLEEMGLLFGTYFGWRKTLKGLKNREAEEAKNANVI